The following are from one region of the Periophthalmus magnuspinnatus isolate fPerMag1 chromosome 5, fPerMag1.2.pri, whole genome shotgun sequence genome:
- the amigo3 gene encoding amphoterin-induced protein 3, with translation MSSAEGKKGFLHGVVVPTALTPSSFWWPVVLLVCLQPSICQSRNGSAQEGRCLCTSDILSCTALGLEQIPKEMPVSAVTLDLSHNQIAQLKEDSFLGLSRLEILRISHNQLTFIAPRAFHNSSGTLLRHLDLSANHLCDLEQHYFADLPGLEELLLFNNRIVRIESSAFAKLRNLRKAYLSHNRLTDFPFFSIQKHTHPQLLLLDLSSNRLPKLPLEDISNLPTTIQKGLYLHNNSLVCDCSMYGLFHKWAERNFTSVTDYKEEHTCLVYGMQKGTVRFFKHDRYFEKCDFTGMKLPLAEQEGSVLAKAGSAVLLHCVTNLTGQHVTFFWVSPNQEYVAPPGNSDSLKMYSNGSLEIRDARAADSGMYWCMAVDDRQQRNETREVNLTVVTHQSQESYESFNTGFTTLLGCVVSLVLVLMYLYLTPCRCPPCRKAPPPPPPPAATTPGQTNEAGAGSAQSSILTPTPPTTTEGPGRKVSTNKHVVFLEPIREQQNGRIRAGQGTGTGQGHLGPGLLLGPEQQSKLPNQSQQKAGETDSIMSVFSDTPIMIP, from the coding sequence ATGTCATCTGCTGAAGGTAAAAAAGGCTTTCTGCATGGTGTGGTCGTACCAACAGCTCTAACACCATCCTCTTTCTGGTGGCCAGTCGTGTTGTTAGTTTGCCTCCAACCAAGCATCTGCCAGTCTAGAAATGGCTCTGCCCAAGAGGGACGATGTCTCTGCACATCGGACATCCTCAGCTGCACTGCCCTGGGTCTGGAGCAAATCCCTAAAGAAATGCCCGTCTCCGCTGTCACTTTGGATCTCAGCCATAATCAGATTGCACAATTGAAGGAAGATAGTTTTTTGGGACTTTCTCGGTTGGAAATATTACGGATATCACATAATCAGCTGACTTTTATTGCGCCAAGAGCGTTTCATAATAGCTCTGGAACACTGCTCAGACATTTGGATCTTTCAGCTAATCATCTGTGCGATTTAGAGCAACATTATTTTGCAGATTTACCAGGACTGGAGGAACTACTGCTCTTCAACAACCGTATCGTTCGAATTGAAAGTTCAGCCTTTGCCAAACTAAGAAACCTTCGCAAGGCCTACCTCAGCCATAACCGTCTCACTGATTTCCCTTTCTTTTCGATACAAAAGCACACACATCCGCAGCTGCTTCTGCTTGATCTGTCATCAAATCGACTACCTAAGCTACCCCTGGAGGACATATCAAACTTACCCACCACGATCCAGAAGGGACTCTACCTTCATAACAACTCCCTGGTGTGTGACTGTTCTATGTACGGACTGTTCCATAAATGGGCAGAGCGAAACTTTACTTCGGTAACAGACTACAAAGAGGAGCACACGTGTCTCGTCTATGGAATGCAAAAAGGCACCGTACGTTTCTTTAAGCATGACcgttattttgaaaaatgcgACTTCACTGGGATGAAGTTACCCCTCGCAGAGCAGGAGGGGAGCGTTTTGGCCAAAGCTGGGAGCGCTGTtctgctgcactgtgtaactaaCTTAACAGGACAACACGTGACCTTCTTTTGGGTGTCGCCGAATCAGGAGTATGTGGCACCTCCGGGAAACAGTGACTCCTTAAAAATGTACAGCAACGGCAGCTTAGAGATCAGGGACGCCCGTGCAGCAGATTCTGGCATGTACTGGTGCATGGCTGTGGACGACCGACAACAGCGCAACGAAACCCGAGAAGTGAATCTGACTGTGGTAACGCATCAGAGCCAAGAATCCTACGAATCCTTCAACACCGGCTTCACCACTCTGCTGGGCTGCGTGGTGAGCCTGGTCCTAGTCCTCATGTACCTCTATCTGACACCCTGCCGCTGCCCTCCCTGTCGAaaagcccctcctcctcctcctcctcctgctgccaCTACCCCAGGTCAGACTAATGAGGCAGGAGCGGGGAGCGCCCAGTCCTCTATTCTCACTCCCACTCCTCCAACGACAACTGAAGGCCCTGGTCGCAAGGTTAGTACCAACAAACATGTGGTGTTTTTAGAGCCCATACGAGAGCAGCAGAACGGGAGAATAAGGGCGGGACAGGGCACTGGGACGGGACAAGGACATTTGGGACCAGGTTTACTTTTAGGACCAGAGCAGCAATCAAAACTCCCAAACCAATCCCAGCAGAAAGCAGGGGAGACAGACTCTATAATGTCAGTTTTCTCAGACACACCCATCATGATCCCGTAG